The following DNA comes from Novosphingobium sp. PP1Y.
CATCGAACATGTCGTCGCGGAAGACACCGAGGCCGAGCGCCAGCGCGTCATCCTCGCCTTCGAGAAGATGCGCGAGCAGATCGACCGCATGGCCAGCCAGGCGGAATTCGGTGTGGGCGGAGAGCATGAGGAGGTCCTCGAGACCTACCGCATGTTCGCTTACGACGAAGGTTGGACGCGCCGGATCAACGAGGCGATCGATTCGGGCCTGACCGCCGAGGCGGCGATCGAACGCGTGCAACAGCGCACCCGCATGCGCATGCGCCAGATCGACGACCCGTTGCTGGCGGACCGCATGCACGACCTCGAGGACCTGGCGAACCGCCTGCTGCGGATCGTTTCAGGCCAGATGGGCACGGCGGCCTCGATGGGACTGCGCAGCGATGCGATCCTGATCGCACGCAATCTCGGCCCGGCCGAGCTTCTTGAGTACGACCGGCGGCGCCTGAAGGGCGTCATCCTCGAGGAAGGCTCGCTTACCAGCCACGTCGTCATCGTCGCGCGCGCCATGGGCGTGCCGGTGCTCGGACGGGTCCGCAGCATGCGTGGTATCGTGCGCGAAGGCGACCTGCTGCTCCTCGACGCCGACCAGGCCACGGCGATGGTGCGGCCCGCAGCGGGCATGATCGAGGCCTTCGAGGCCCGTTTCGCCAAGAGCCGTGAGCGCCAGGCTGCCTATGCGGCGCTGCGCGACGTGCAGCCGGTTTCGCGCGACGGTGAGCGGATCACGGTCATGATCAACGCGGGCCTGCGCGAGGACATCACCAATCTCAGCCTCACCGGCGCGGACGGCATCGGGCTGTTTCGCACCGAATTCCAGTTCCTCGTCTCGGCCACGCTGCCGCAACGTGAACGCCAGACCCGCCTCTATCGCGACGTGCTCGATGCGGCAGGGGACAAGCCGGTGATGTTCCGCACGGTCGACATCGGCGGCGACAAGACCTTGCCCTACCTGCGGCACGACGACGGCGAGGGGGAGGAAAACCCGGCGATGGGCTGGCGCGCGCTGCGCGTGGCGCTTGAGCGCGACGGCCTGCTCAAGGCGCAGGCCCGTGCCTTGCTCGAGGCGGCTGCCGGGCGCACGCTCAACGTCATGTTCCCGATGGTGGCCGAACCCTGGGAGTTCGACGCCGCCAAGGCGGTGTTCGACAATCAGCTCGCCTATCTCAAGACGCAGAAGAAGGTCCTGCCCGAAGCGATCCGCTACGGGGTCATGCTCGAGGTTCCCGCGCTTGCCGAGCAGCTCGACCTGCTGGCGCCGAAGATCTCGTTCCTGTCGATCGGCACCAACGACCTGACCCAGTTCCTGTTTGCGGCGGACCGTTCGAACCCCAAACTGGCCGAACGCTATGACTGGCTGAGCCCGGCTATCCTGCGTTTCCTGCGGCGGGTTCTGCGCAACGTCGAGGGTCACAACGTCGATGTCGGCGTGTGCGGCGAGATGGGCGGGCGGCGGCTGGAAGCCCTCGCCCTGCTTGGCCTGGGGATCACGCGGCTGTCGATCACTCCGGCGTCGGTCGGTCCGATCAAGGAGATCATCGGCAAGGTCGATATCTCGCAAATCCGTGAGGCCATGAACGGGTGGCTGGTCAACCCGCCGGAGAACATGCGCGCGACGCTGGCGCGCTGGGCTGCGGATCGAGAAATTCTCGTGGATTGACATAACTCTGGCGCAAGCAGAGGATATCCGTCGCCGGTCAGGCACGACCCACCGCATGCCCTTGAATCAGAAACCTGCCTTCTGATTGACTTCGGGGACTCGTGCGTCTTGGGTTGGGCCGGATCGGGGCCGTATCACCTCATGTCCCTTCGGGAGCGGAATGGAAGACGTCGAAAGCAACGGAGCGGCAGTATCGCCGACGACTGCGGGCAGCAGGCTGCGTCAGGCGCGTGAGGCTGCGGGGCTGACCCGCGCCGATATCGCCACGCAGACGAAGATTGCCGAACGCCATCTCATCGCCATCGAGGAAGATCGCTTCAACGATCTCGCGGCGCGGACATACGCCGTCGGGTTTTCGCGTGCCTACGCGCGCGCCCTCGGCATCGACGAAGTGGAAATCGCCGAGCAGGTTCGCGAACAGCTCCACGCGGGAGATCATTTGCGCTCCGAACTCGTCGAACCGAGCTTCGAGCCCGGCGATCCGGCCCGCGTTCCGCCAGTGCGCATGGCCTGGATCGCAGCGGCCGGCGTTGTCGTGGTGGTTGGCCTGCTGTTGGCCTTCTGGGGCAGCTTCCTTTCGCCCGAGGGCAAGTTGCCCGACCTGATCGCCGACAAGCCGGTGGCAACCGCCAGCAAGGCGCCTGTGCCGGGCCCGGCGGCCGCGCCCAGCCGGATGGCGGCGAACACGGGGCCGGTCGTGATGACCGCCACGGCCGACAGGGTCTGGGTCAAGGTCACTGACGCCGACGGCAAGCAGCTTCTGCAGAAGGAACTGGCGCTCGGCGAAAGCTGGACCGTGCCTCAGGATGCCGCGGGACCCGAACTGCGCACGGCTCGCCCTGACGCGCTGCAGTTGACGGTGGGCGGGCAGGCGGTGCCCGAGATCTCCGACAAGCCGACGCTGGTTTCAGGCATTTCCTTGGCGGCAGCCGATGTCCTCGCTCGGGGAGCGGGAGGTGCGGCAGGCGCGTCGACCCAGGCGGCCCCCGCGCCGGCCCAGACGCCGCGCACGATCGTCGCGCCGACGCGCGATCCGGTGCCGTCTGCGCAGGCGGATCGTCCCGGCACTTTGCCGACGCCCAGCCCTACACCGGTCGCGGCATCGCGGGCGCCAGCGCCGCTCGCATCACCGCGGGCTGCCGCGCCGCGCCCTGCGGTAACGGCATCCGCCACCGTGCGTGCGAAGCCCAGCGTTGCCGCTGCCGCACCGAGCGAGGCTGCATCGGCCAGGCCCGCGCCGCAAGCGAGGCCGACGTCCACAACTGCGCCTCTTCCGACGCCTTCGCCAACGCCCAGTCCGCGGCCGTCCGATCCTGCGGTTTCCACGGTTTCCGAGTAAGGCTGCCTCGACACACACGTCCGCTTTCTGCAAACATCCGGCGTATCGCGCATGGTTAATCGCCGGTTTTGCCGGCGCAGGCCAGAGTGCGATGCCATTGGGGGCAATGGCATCGGGGGCAATGGTGATGGGGCGGTGGGCCCCGACTTGGAGTAGATTTGGCGATGATTGGTTCACTTCGGGCTGGGCGAGGGATGCGGTTCATGAGCGGACGCCTACTGGCGACCTCGGTCGTTGCAGCCCTGCTGGTTTGCGGGACGGTGCCGGCTCTGGCGCAGGATTCCACGGAAGGCCGCCTGACCAAGGTCGAGGCCGAAGTTCGGGCCTTGCAGCGCAAGGTCTTCCCGGGCGGCGATGGCAAGTTCTTTGAGCCGCAGATCTCCACGCCTGCGCCTTCGGCGTCTAGCGGGCCGCAAGTGCCCACCAGCACGCCGGTGACCGACCTGCTCGGACGCATGGACGCGGTCGAGGCGCAGATGAGCCGCCTGACAGCGCAAGTGGAACAGAATACCAACCGCCTGAACCAGCTGGAAGCGAAGCTGGCGGCCGACGCGCCGGTCGCGGCCGCTTCGGGTGCGGCTTCGCTGGCGGCGACCTCGGCGCCCGCAACGAGCGCGCCTGCCGCCAACCTCTCTACGATGAGCGGCGTCGCCAACCAGCCATCCTCGCTTAACCGAACTCCGGTAACGGCCAAGCCGTCCGCGCCAGCGGTTCCTTCCGCGTCCCGCCTTCAGGCGGTGCAGGCCATCGTCAAGCCGCAGACGGACGATCCGGCCGACGATGAGTACAGCTACGGCTACCGTCTCTGGGATGCCAAGTTCTATCCCGAGGCGGAGCAGCAGCTGAAGCTGTTCCTCGAAAAGTACCCGAAGAGCAGCCGTGCAAGCTGGGGACGCAACCTTCTGGGCCGCGCTTATCTCGACGATGGCAATGCGCTCGAGGCGGCCAAGTGGTTCGTCCAGAACTACCAGGCCGACAAGAACGGCGAGCGTGCGCCTGACAGCCTGCTCTACCTGGCGGTTTCGATGAAGCAGCTCAAGGATACCAAGCGCGCCTGTATCGCGCTGGCCGAATTCAGCCAGACCTATGCGGCCGAAGCGGCAGGTCGTCTCAAGAGCCTGTACGACGCCACGCGCAATGGACTCTCCTGCAGCTGATCCCTCGGCCGCGAGGCTGATTCCTCAGGCCGAGCGCGTAGCCCGGTTCCGCGAGGGACTGGCCGCGCTCTGGCCCGAGGCGATCGATGCGCAGCCCGCACGACTGGCGATTGCGGTGTCGGGCGGCCCTGACAGTACGGCGCTGCTCCTCCTCGCCGCTGCGGCGCTGCCGGGCCGGGTCGGGGCGGCAACCGTCGATCACGGCCTGCGCCCCGAAAGCGCGCAGGAAGCGGCCGACGTCGCCGCGCTATGTGCGCGCCTGGGCGTGCCGCACGAAACGCTTCGGGTCGAGGTGGCGCCCGGGAATGTCCAGGCCGAGGCGCGCAGCGCCCGGTATGCGGCGCTTGCCCGATGGATCGAGGCGCGGCAGCTGGCGGCGCTGGCGACCGCGCATCATGCCGACGATCAGGCCGAGACGCTGCTGATGCGCCTGAACCGGGCGAGCGGAGTCGCCGGGCTGGCCGGTACCCGCGGGCGCGGGCAGGTGCCCGATAGCGACATTCCCTTGCTGCGCCCGGTGCTCGGCTGGCGCCGCTCGGAATTGGCCGAGGTAGTAGCCGAGGCCGGAATCCCGGCGGCGCAGGACCCCAGCAATGCGGACGACAAATATGATCGGGTGCGGGTGCGCAAGGCACTTGCCGATGCCGATTGGCTCGATGTTTCCGCGATCGCCCAGAGCGCGCAGTACATTGCCGAGGCCGATGCCGCGCTCGATTGGATGGCGGCGCTCGAATGGCGTTCGTGCGTCAAGAAGGAGCCGATGGGCCTGGGCTACCGGCCGCAGGCGCCGCGTGCCGTCGTCCTGCGGGTGCTTGCCCGGATCGTGCGTGAACTGGACGGAGCGGAGCCGCGCGGCAGTGCAGTGGCGCGGCTGTTCGAGACGCTGGTTCAGGGCAGTCCGGCGTCGATTGGCGCGCTTGTCGTGCGTCCCAATGCCGGGCGCTGGAGTTTCAGCAAGGCGCCGGTGCGCGCGGCCCGCCGCCCCAGGGCCTGACGGTCACGCGCCGACGAGGCTGTCGCCCATGCCAACCTGCTTGCCGCGGGTGATGTAGACCTTGTCGCCCAGCTTCGTGGTCCGGAACAGCTTGGCGGCGAAAGGCTCGGGCATGCCGATGCAGCCGTGGCTGGCATAGCCCAGCTCGACCTTGGAGCCGTGCAGGGTGATGCCGTCGTCGGTCAGCCGCTGCATGTAGGGCATCGGTGCGCCGGTGTAGATGTTGGACACGTGGTCCTTGTCCTTCTGCGTGATCGGGAAGACGCCGAGCGGGGTGGGCTTGTCCTCGGTGCCGAGCAGCACGGCAGTCGCGCCGATCTCGTAGCCGTTGCGGAACACGGAAAGGACGCGGGCGTCGAGGTCCACGGTCACGACGATCGGACCGTCGGGGACATCGGTGTCGTCCCAGTGCCATTCGCCGTACTTGATCGGGCCGTCGATGGGCAGGATCCGCTTGATCACGAAAGGCTCGTCGGCCTTGGCGACAGGCGTTGCGGCCTGTGCGGCGAGGGCTTCGGAGGCAGGGGCCACCGTTGCCGGATCGGCCTTGGCCGCTGCCACGCGGGCTTCGGAGAGCGATGCGGGCTGCGGCTTGTCGGGAGACGCGGCAAGCATCAGGACGCCGGCAATGACGGCCAGGGCGATAAAGCCCGAAGCGAGGAGGATGCGTCCGTTCACGTAGTCCTGTCCTTGACGAATCTGCCGGTACCGTTCTGGCGATGATCGCTTAAAACGGCGTGAAGTACCAGCGGCGCGGGGGCGCTGTCCCCTTGGAGGACTGCCGGGCCGCAAAAGTTAACGGCCACACTCCGGTGCCTGATCAAGCCATCGAGGGCCGCTGCGCGGCTTCTCAGTCGCCCTTGGGGCGGGCGATGCCTTCGCGCAGGATCGAGCAGGCCAGTTCCGCCATTTCGTCCGGATTGGTTTCGTCGGACCACACCATGTAGCGCAGGCCGAGGAAGACGTTCATGCCCATGATCGCCCAGGCGTGGGCTTCGCCCAGGTCCTCGCGCAATTCGCCGCTGGCGATACCGGCCTTGAGCCTGTCGGTCATGCGCGCTGCCGTTGTTTCGTAGTGCGCGCGGAAGGCGGCGGGATCGACGAATTCGCACTCGTCTATGATCCGGTAGATCTCCTTGTGCTCACGCGCGAAGTGCAGGAACGCCCCGAGGGCAGCGCGTTCGCGGTCGAGCGCGGGAAGGGGCGGCTCCAGGGCCTTCTTGGCTGCCTCGCGCACTTTGCCGCTCATGTCGTCGACGAGCGCGCGGAAGATCTCATCCTTCGAATCGAAGTAGGTGTAGAAACTGCCCAGCGCCGTTCCGGCCCTTCGGGTGATTCCCGTTATCGATGCCTCGTGAAACCCGTGCTCGCCGAATTCGAGCGCCGCGGCGTCGAGCAACTTGCGCAGCGTCTTTCGTCCCCGCTCGGTTCTGGGAGCCTTGTCGGAGGGGGCGGAAATCTTGGGTTCGGGCGCATCTGCTGTGGTCACAATGCCACAGCTATCCCCTTCAATGGCGATTGGCAAATCTTCAATGTTGAAACCTGATTCAACTCTCGGTATCGATAGCGGCAACGACAAGGTTCATTGGGAGGTGAAGTGATGCTCAAGGCGCATTTTCTCACATTCGGTTGCAGTACTCTGGCTCTTGCCGGATCGCTGGGGCTGGCCGCTCCGGCTCTCGCTCAGGATGCGCAGGCAGCAGCCGAAGCGCAGGAGACGACCGGCGCTGAAATCATCGTGACGGCCCGCCGCCGCGAGGAGCGCCTCGTCGACGTGCCGATTGCGGTTACCAGCTTCAGCGGCGCCCAGCTCGAGAAGTCCGGCGCGATCGATGTCACCGACATCGCGCAGTCGGCCCCCAACGTCACGCTGGAGCCCTCGCGCGGAACCAACTCGACGCTTTCCGCCTTCATCCGCGGTGTTGGCCAGCAGGATCCGGTTTCCGGTTTCGAACAGGGCGTGGGCATCTATCTCGACGACGTCTACCTCAACCGTCCGCAGGCCGCAGTACTCGACATCTACGATGTCGAACGCATCGAAGTGCTGCGCGGACCGCAGGGCACGCTCTACGGTCGCAACACGATCGGCGGCGCGGTCAAGTACGTGACCAAGCAATTGCCGCAGGACTTCTACGTCAAGGTCAAGGGCACCATCGGCACTTACGACCAGGTCGATGGCGTCGTGACGGTTTCCGCCCCGATCAGCGACCTCGTGCGCGTGGGCGGTTCGGTAGCGCGGCTCACCCGCGACGGCTTCGGCAAGAACCTCACTACCGGGGCGGAGAATTACAACAAGAACGTCTGGGCGGCGCGCGGCAGCCTCGACATCGGCGGCTACGGTGCGCCGGTGCTGATCCGCATTTCCGGCGACTACACCCACGACAAGTCGAATGCCCGCGGCGGCCATCGCCTGATCCCCGGCTTCGCTTCGGGCGCGCCGGTCCTTTCCGATGTGTTCGATACGCGCGGCGGCCTGACCGATCCGAAGCAGGACGTCGAGGCCTATGGCTTTGCCATCAACGCCACGGCCGAGCTGACCGACGCGCTGACGTTCAAGTCGATCAGTTCTTGGCGCAAGGACAACAGTGCCTCGCCGATCGACTTCGATGCGCTGCCGACCGTCGACCTCGATGTGCCGGCGTTCTATCACAACGAGCAGGTCAGCCAGGAATTCCAGCTGCAGTGGGATGACGGCGGGCCGCTGCAGGGTCTTGTCGGCGTCTATTATCTCGACGCCACGGCCGACACCTACTTCGACAGCCGGCTCTACACGACCTTTGCCGATGTCCTGCCGATGCTCACCGGTCATACCGAAGCCGACGTCGGTACCAAGACTTACGCGATCTTCGGCGATTTCACTTATGACCTGACCGATCAGTTCAGCCTGTCGCTTGGCGGGCGCTACACCTGGGACAAGCGTAAGGCGAACATCCTCAAGCAGAACTATATTCTCGGCGGCTCGGCAGGCTTCCAGAATCCGGGCGTGCTGTTCTCGACCGACACCGACTTCAGCGGCAGCAACGAATTCAAGAAGTTCACGCCGCGCGTGTCGCTCAGCTTCAAGCCCAGCGCCGATCACAACATCTACGCCAGCTATTCCAAGGGCTTCAAGGGCGGCGGCTTCGATCCGCGCGGCGTCGGCAAGAACGCCAACGACCTCGATGGCGACGGCAGCCTGAGCGATGCCGAAATCGCCCAGTACCTCAGCTTCAAGCCGGAGACGGTCGACAGCTACGAGCTGGGCTACAAGGGCAACCTGCTCGGCGGCGCGCTCTATGTTGCCGGTGCGATCTTCCGCATGGATTACACCGACATCCAGATCCCCGGATCGGTTGCCTGCACGGTGAATGGCGTGCCGACCTTCTGCGGTGTCGTTTCCAACGCCGGCAAGGCGAGGATGCAGGGCGCGGAACTGGAGGCCAATGCCCGCCTGGCACGCGACCTCGTCGCCTCAGGGGACCGGCTGAATTTCTCGACCGCGATCGGTTACATCGATGCCAAGTTCAAGAAGTACGAGACGCTGATCGGCGGGCAGACTGTCGACGTCGCGCAGTATCGCAATATCCAGAATACGCCCAAGTGGACCGCCAGCGGAACGCTGTCTTACTCGACCCCGGTCGGCGAGGGCGATCTCAGCATGTCGACGACGGTGTCCTACCGCTCGAAGACCCACCAGTTCGAGTTCCCCAGCCCCTATCTCGACCAGAAGGGTTATGCCCTGTGGGATGCCAGCCTGGTCTATTCCGCGCCGGGCAGCGGCTGGAGCATCGGCCTGCACGGCAAGAACCTGCTCGACAAGGAATACATCACTTCGGGCTACAGCTACATCTCGCAGAACGAAGAGACGGGCGCGGTCAATCTGGGTGCCAATGGCTACCCGATCCCGACGCTCGGCAGCGAAGGTACGCTGACTGCGTTCTACGGCAATCCGCGCCAGGTCTTCCTCACCGCGACAGTGGAATTCTGATCGGGGCAACTGCGCGGCAGCCTGGCGGGGTCTTCGTCTCCACCCTTACGGAGCACCCCCCGCAAGATCCCGCCAGGTCCGCTGCAGGTGAAAGGATTGTTCGATGGACTACCGCGACCACCGCTATCGCAGCGCCTGCGGGCGCCTTGAGCTGGCCGCGCGCGATTATCCCGCAGCCGCGGGCGACGAGGCCCCGGTCCTGCTGATGATGCATGGCCTGACCCGCAACAGTGCGGATTTCGAGCCGCTCGCAGCGCACCTGGCCGGCACTTACCGGCTGATCGTGCCCGACCAGCGCGGACGGGGCCTCTCCGACCGGGACCCCGATCCTGCGCAATACCGGCCGGACGTCTACGCACAGGACATGCTGGCCCTGCTCGATGGACTGGGTATCGAGCGCGTCGGCATGATCGGGACTTCGATGGGTGGGCTGATGGCGCTGATCATCAACGCGCTGCGGCCCGAACTCGCATCGGCCGTGGTGTTCAACGATATCGGCCCGGTTCTCGAGGACGAAGGGCTGGATCGCATCAAGAGCTATGTTGGCCCGCGCGGGGCGATGGCCTCCTGGACCGAAGCCGCAGCCCGGTGCCGTGCGATCAACGCGCCCGCCTTCCCCGATTTCGGCAGCGCAGACTGGATGGCCTTTGCCAGGCGCACTTGCGCCGAGAATGCCGATGGCACCGTTTCCTTCGCTTACGATCCGGCGATCTCGCAGGGCTTTTCGGACGAGGACGCGACTGTCGTACCGCCCGACCTGTGGCCCTTGTGGGACCTGCTCGACCGGATGCCGGTGCTTGTCATTCGCGGTGCGCTGTCCGATCTCCTGTCGAGAGCGACGGTCGAGGAGATGGCCAGTCGGCACAGGGGGCCTTATGCCGCCGTGGAAGTGCCGCGCGTCGGCCATGCCCCGATCCTCGATGAGCCTGCGGCCCTGCCGGCCATCAGGTCCTTCTGCCAGGAGCACGTGAACTGAGATGACCAGCACTGCGCCCCGGCGACTGGCTTCGCCCAATCTCGTTCTGGCGATGCTGCTGCTGGTCTATGTGTTCAACTTCGTCGACCGCCAGATCCTCGCGATCCTGGCCGCACCGATCCAGGCCGATCTCGGTCTCGACGACGCGCAGATGGGGATGCTCGGCGGGCTTGCCTTCGCCATCCTCTATTCGACGCTGGGCGTGCCGCTGGCGTGGTTGGCTGACCGCACGAGCCGGTCCTGGGTGATAGCCGGATCGCTGGTGATCTGGAGCCTGTTCACGGCGGTCTGCGGCGCGGCGCAGGGTTTCTGGCACATCTTCCTCGCCCGGCTTGGCGTCGGCGTCGGGGAGGCGGGCGGGGTTGCCCCATCCTATGCCGTGATCGGCGATCATTTTCCCAGCGAACGCAGGGCCTTCGCGCTCTCGGTCTATTCGCTGGGCATTCCGCTGGGTTCGGCAACCGGCGTGCTGGCCGGAGGCTATGTTGCGGCAAGGGTGGACTGGCGCGCGGCCTTTCTCGTCGTTGGCATTGCCGGGCTGCTGATTGCGCCGCTTTTCAAGTTCGTCGTGCGCGATCGCCCCAAGCCTGCCGCCCCGGCGTCTCCGGCAGACGGGGAGGGCGTGCGCTTCCTCGCGATCGCGGCCTTGCTCGCCCGCAAGCGCGGCTTCTGGCTGCTTTCGTTCGGCGCCGCCTCCAGCTCGATGCTGGGCTACGGCCTCGCTTTCTGGCTGCCCAGCCTGCTCCAGCGCAGCTTCCACCTCGATCTGGTCGAGACGTCCTGGTTCATCGGCGCGGTTCTGCTCCTGGGCGGAAGCGTGGGCGTGCTGTCGGGCGGGCTGCTCGCCGACCGTCTCGGCCGGGCCAACCGTGCCTTCTACGCCTGGGTGCCGGCGATGGCGTTCGTGGCTGCCGTGCCCCTGTTCGCCGGGGGCATCTGGACTTCGAGCGTGCCGCTCGCCTTCCTCATGTTCCTCGTCCCGCAGGCACTGGCCTATATCTGGCTCGGACCGGTGACCTCGGCGATCCAGCATCTCGTCGAACCGCCCGCCCGGGCCACGGCATCGGCATTGTTCCTGCTGATCAACAACCTGATCGGGCTGGGCGGCGGCATCTATGCGCTGGGCGCTCTCTCCACGGCGCTGGCGCCGGTCTATGGCGAGGAATCGCTGCGCTATTCGATGCTCTTCGGTCTCGTCCTCTACCTGATCGCCGCCGTGCTCATGGCGCTGGCGGGCCCGGCATTGCGGCGCGAATGGGTGTCCGAAGGCTGATCCGCTCGGCCTGCACCGGGCGCAAAACCGCCCGCTCCTGCGTTGCAATCGCGCGCTTATCGACTACCAATTGGCAGTAGCGGGCCTGTCCGGAAGCATCCGGGCAGGGCGGTGATGCTGGTTCAGGTAACGAGGGGACGCTTCGTGAAACTACTCAAGTGGGCCGTTGGTGGCGCTGGCGCTTACGCGATCTACAGGTACTCGATCGGTCGCAAGGCCAAGGGGGAGGACGTGTTCGTCTCCCCTGAGAAGGAGCTTGAGAAGATTGCCCGGGACAGCGAGCCCGAGGCGCCTGCAAAGCCCAAGGCCAAGCCGACGGCCAAGCCCAAATCGGCCGCTGCCAAGCCGCCGGCCAAACCCGCCAGGTAATGGCGGGCGCTCCTGCGCTCGGGCACTCTGCTGGCCGGCGCCGCAGCCGTGGGTCAGGCCTGCTTTCGCAATCGCCGCGCCGGTGTTTCCCAAATCAACGACTTGTCCACTTTAGCTCTGTACGGCCTTGATCCGCAGTCGTATTCTGACGCAGGAGAACTGTGCGAACGACGCGGGAAGTACTGAATATAGTAAAGGGAGATTAATTATGGCCATCACCGACCACGTTGATTTCAACGCTTTTATGGAGGGCGTGAAGCGCCGTAATCCCTACCAGCCCGAATTCGTTCAGGCCGTGCAGGAAGTCGCGGAAGACATCTTCGAATTTATCGCCGATAAGGAACAGTATCACGAGCAGCAGATCCTGCGGCGCATTGCCGAGCCGGACCGCGTCGTTTCCTTCCGTGTCTGCTGGGAAGACGACAACGGCAACATCCGCGTCCAGCGCGGTTGGCGCGTGCAGAACAACAATGCCATCGGCCCGTACAAGGGCGGTCTGCGCTTCCATCCCAGCGTCAACGAAAGCGTCCTGAAGTTCCTGGCCTTCGAGCAGACCTTCAAGAACGCGCTTACCGGCCTGCCGATGGGCGGCGGCAAGGGGGGCTCGAACTTCAATCCGAAGGGTAAGTCGGTGCGCGAGATCATGCGCTTCTGCCAGTCCTTCATGACCGAACTCTATCGCCACATCGGTGCCGACGTCGACGTTCCCGCCGGTGACATCGGCGTGGGCGGGCGCGAGATCGGCTACATGTTCGGCCAGTACAAGCGCATCACCAACCACTTCACCGGAGTGCTGACCGGCAAGGGTCTGGAATACGGCGGATCGCTGATCCGTCCCGAGGCGACCGGCTACGGCGCAGTCTATTTCCTGGCCGAGATGCTGGCGGCGCGCGGGCTCGACCTCGACGGCAAGACTGCCGTCATCTCCGGTTCGGGCAACGTGGCGACCCATGCGGCGGAGAAGATCGTCCACATGGGCGGCAAGCCGGTGACGCTCTCGGACTCCGGCGGGTTCATCTACGATCCCGATGGACTGACCCTCGATAAGATAAACTGGGTCAAGCACCACAAGACTCACCGCCGCGGCCGCATCAGCGAGTACGTGGACGAGTTCAAGGGCGCCTCGTATCACGAGGGCAAGACGCCGTGGAACGTCGCCTGCGACGTTGCGCTGCCCTGCGCGACGCAGAACGAACTGAACGGCGCGGATGCCCGCGCGCTCGTCGCCAATGGCTGCATCGCCGTTTCGGAAGGTGCGAACATGCCTTCCGACCTCGAAGCGGTGCACGT
Coding sequences within:
- a CDS encoding MFS transporter, with the translated sequence MTSTAPRRLASPNLVLAMLLLVYVFNFVDRQILAILAAPIQADLGLDDAQMGMLGGLAFAILYSTLGVPLAWLADRTSRSWVIAGSLVIWSLFTAVCGAAQGFWHIFLARLGVGVGEAGGVAPSYAVIGDHFPSERRAFALSVYSLGIPLGSATGVLAGGYVAARVDWRAAFLVVGIAGLLIAPLFKFVVRDRPKPAAPASPADGEGVRFLAIAALLARKRGFWLLSFGAASSSMLGYGLAFWLPSLLQRSFHLDLVETSWFIGAVLLLGGSVGVLSGGLLADRLGRANRAFYAWVPAMAFVAAVPLFAGGIWTSSVPLAFLMFLVPQALAYIWLGPVTSAIQHLVEPPARATASALFLLINNLIGLGGGIYALGALSTALAPVYGEESLRYSMLFGLVLYLIAAVLMALAGPALRREWVSEG
- the gdhA gene encoding NADP-specific glutamate dehydrogenase — its product is MAITDHVDFNAFMEGVKRRNPYQPEFVQAVQEVAEDIFEFIADKEQYHEQQILRRIAEPDRVVSFRVCWEDDNGNIRVQRGWRVQNNNAIGPYKGGLRFHPSVNESVLKFLAFEQTFKNALTGLPMGGGKGGSNFNPKGKSVREIMRFCQSFMTELYRHIGADVDVPAGDIGVGGREIGYMFGQYKRITNHFTGVLTGKGLEYGGSLIRPEATGYGAVYFLAEMLAARGLDLDGKTAVISGSGNVATHAAEKIVHMGGKPVTLSDSGGFIYDPDGLTLDKINWVKHHKTHRRGRISEYVDEFKGASYHEGKTPWNVACDVALPCATQNELNGADARALVANGCIAVSEGANMPSDLEAVHVFKDAKIMFAPGKAANAGGVAVSGLEMSQNSGRRPWTEAELQQMLKDIMSGIHARCLTYGERGGGYVDYVRGANIAGFKKVADAMLAFGVV
- a CDS encoding alpha/beta fold hydrolase, which encodes MDYRDHRYRSACGRLELAARDYPAAAGDEAPVLLMMHGLTRNSADFEPLAAHLAGTYRLIVPDQRGRGLSDRDPDPAQYRPDVYAQDMLALLDGLGIERVGMIGTSMGGLMALIINALRPELASAVVFNDIGPVLEDEGLDRIKSYVGPRGAMASWTEAAARCRAINAPAFPDFGSADWMAFARRTCAENADGTVSFAYDPAISQGFSDEDATVVPPDLWPLWDLLDRMPVLVIRGALSDLLSRATVEEMASRHRGPYAAVEVPRVGHAPILDEPAALPAIRSFCQEHVN
- a CDS encoding TonB-dependent receptor translates to MLKAHFLTFGCSTLALAGSLGLAAPALAQDAQAAAEAQETTGAEIIVTARRREERLVDVPIAVTSFSGAQLEKSGAIDVTDIAQSAPNVTLEPSRGTNSTLSAFIRGVGQQDPVSGFEQGVGIYLDDVYLNRPQAAVLDIYDVERIEVLRGPQGTLYGRNTIGGAVKYVTKQLPQDFYVKVKGTIGTYDQVDGVVTVSAPISDLVRVGGSVARLTRDGFGKNLTTGAENYNKNVWAARGSLDIGGYGAPVLIRISGDYTHDKSNARGGHRLIPGFASGAPVLSDVFDTRGGLTDPKQDVEAYGFAINATAELTDALTFKSISSWRKDNSASPIDFDALPTVDLDVPAFYHNEQVSQEFQLQWDDGGPLQGLVGVYYLDATADTYFDSRLYTTFADVLPMLTGHTEADVGTKTYAIFGDFTYDLTDQFSLSLGGRYTWDKRKANILKQNYILGGSAGFQNPGVLFSTDTDFSGSNEFKKFTPRVSLSFKPSADHNIYASYSKGFKGGGFDPRGVGKNANDLDGDGSLSDAEIAQYLSFKPETVDSYELGYKGNLLGGALYVAGAIFRMDYTDIQIPGSVACTVNGVPTFCGVVSNAGKARMQGAELEANARLARDLVASGDRLNFSTAIGYIDAKFKKYETLIGGQTVDVAQYRNIQNTPKWTASGTLSYSTPVGEGDLSMSTTVSYRSKTHQFEFPSPYLDQKGYALWDASLVYSAPGSGWSIGLHGKNLLDKEYITSGYSYISQNEETGAVNLGANGYPIPTLGSEGTLTAFYGNPRQVFLTATVEF